Part of the Leishmania infantum JPCM5 genome chromosome 34 genome, CAAGAGGGGAGAGTACGGGAGACAACTGAGTTGTACTGGTGCACACCTGCCTGCACGTCTTGCCAGTAACGCTATCGTCACCACGCCCAAACGTCTGACTTCTACTGCAACGTCTATgcaagaaaacgaaaagggaaCGGAGAGGCCGAACCACACCAAGCAGCGGaaagcaacgaaaaaaaaaaggagcagAGCTGTCGTGGACAGAGCttgcagagagagagagacagcatGAACAAGTCAGCAGGAGAGCATGTATCGCACATGCACGTGGCTTTGCCGAGTCCGGTGATACATCTCCATCGCTGTCGGTCTCGCCGCTTTTAATTCGACGCTGGATGCTCTTGCTGCGTCTTCTCccttcagcagcgcacaaAAGCCATCAGACAGCCACCTACAAGGTTCTCCTCGTACCTTAGCTGTCCTGTGCCCGACTGGGCGCTTCCCGCTTCCTAGTAGTCGTCCTCCTCTAGCATAATGGCAAGAAACTCTTCTAGGTTGATCTCGCCATCTTGATCTACGTCAAACTCGTCAATCATTGCCTGCAGCTCTTCGTCGCTCATGTTCTCGCCCAGTTCCCGCGCCACACGACGCAGCGAGCGAAGGGAGATTTTGCCGGTATTGTTCTCGTCAAACAGCTGAAACGCCTTCACCATCTCCTGCCGAGGATCGCGCTGCGCAAACTTGTCCGTCATGATATCTGTGAAGCCCGGTAAGTCCATAAGCGGCTGATTGTTCTGGTCCCGGGCAGCGCAGTCCTGcatgagctgcagcacct contains:
- a CDS encoding putative centrin, with translation MNITSRTSGPLRTTAPAASAPSAAARRRFQLTEEQRQEIREAFELFDSDKNGLIDVHEMKVSMRALGFDAKREEVLQLMQDCAARDQNNQPLMDLPGFTDIMTDKFAQRDPRQEMVKAFQLFDENNTGKISLRSLRRVARELGENMSDEELQAMIDEFDVDQDGEINLEEFLAIMLEEDDY